Genomic DNA from Candidatus Binataceae bacterium:
TCTTCTATGGGTTGATCCGTTTCGAAGTACCGACAATTCCGAACAGCATTCTCCTTCTAATGGGTTTATCGCTGGGAACGGGCGCTGCTGGAAGTGCGGCTCCACCCCAAAAAAGCAACGCTCCGCTAGCAGCGGCTGCCACCAGATATGTTTCACGTCCCACCCGGCCGCGTTGGGTGGCTGGAACAACGTCAGCGACAACTATGCGCAGACCGGGCGAAGGGCCGAGGTTGTCAGACTTGATTTATTTGTTTCCCAAGGAAGCCGATGCACTTCCGCAGATCTCGCTCGCACGTGCGCAGATGTTGTTCTGGACTGTAATCATTATAGGGATTTTCGTAGCCAAAAGTGCGATTGATGGCGTGCTGTGGGATGTACCGACGGGACTCATCGCTCTAATGGGATTCAGTCAAGTCGCTACGTCGGTCCCAAATATATCGGCCCTTACGCAGGTTCCTGGTCACAGTAAGAGAAGTATCCGTCGCCAGTTCGACGTAATCTGGTTGCATCGATAACGCGCAGAGGGCGGAAACCCATCATGGCAAACAACCCGCGCAGGCTCGCTGTTACAATCAAGGGTGGTGTGTCGCTCGGAGCATACGAGGCCGGCGTAATCACCGAAATACTTAACATTATAGAGTACAACAACACGCATGGCGGAACTTCCTGGTATATCGACGCAATAGCAGGAGCTAGTGCAGGCTCCATTACCGCCGCGCTGCTCGCGCAGATTCTCGCGGGCAACGGACAGACCTCTTTACTGCATGATGCCTGGGTTAGTGGCATTTCACTCGAAACGCTAGCCAGTAACGCTCAATCGGCGAATACCATTCTGGACTCCGACGCGGTATCTGGCCTTGCGGACAAATATTTGCCAAGCCTTAGTCAGTCCCTAAGCGCGCATGCCGCTTTCAATGGTCAGTCTGTGTCGCTCGCCTTTACTGTGTCTGGCTTGGCATTAGATCCTGAGTCACTTCTTGCGCTGAATAATCGCTTGCTGACCTGGCATGAGTATTCAGTGGTGGGACGCTTCAAGATGCTTGTGTCCCAATCGAAGAGCCTCGACTATTGGGCATCGCCTATTGGCATTTACAATCATAACGCGCCAGATCAAGGGGTGATAACCGGGGCTGATGCCTATCAGGCATTGAAACAGACCGCGGTCACCTCCGGGGCGTTTCCTTTGGCGTTTGCACCTCGTGGACTCGCTCGGTTCGAAGATAGTCTGATGTGGCGCGACCGTTGGTTTGTCGATGGTGGAGTGTACGACAACGATCCCGTAGGCGAGATGATCAACCTAGCTCACGATGTCGATTGGAGCACCAACGCCTATGACGATCGCGATCGGCGCTTTCTGATAATCGAACCCGAGAGCTTGCCAGTCGCGGTAACCTTCCCGCCGACAGGCGTAAATCCAGCGGCGCTGCTGGACGTCGGGCCCGCAGGCGTCCTCGAACAGATTCTGCCGGGTCTGCTGGAGCAATCTCAGGAGTCCGGCGTGAGGGGTATTGCTGCCGTTAACAGTCAAATTAACGAGCGCCAGAATATTCTCTCGGATCTTTGCTCCGCCCTTAACACGATCAGCATCGATTTTAGTACCCTGCAAAGGCTTGCCGGATCCATCACTGATCAACTCGCACGCCGCAGGAAGATCGATCAGAGCCGGCTGCAATTGTTCCGAGAGAATTTTATTCCTGATCTCGCCGCTCTGGAACCCGATCTTGCAGAGCGTGCCTCACGGCTCGATGTGCCGTCGAGCGGAAGAACTAACGTCGCAGGAGCTTTTGTCGAGCTCGGACTGCTAATGGACTTTGCGGCGGATCTAGCTGATAAAGTTAGTTTTTGTCCTATTGTCGTCAGTCCCGACACGGCGCTTGCAGGTGATCCGATGTGGGCGTTCTCCGGGTTTTTTCTTGCGGACATTCGCGAGCATGATTTCCAGCGAGGCCGCTATGATGCATACCAGGCACTGACAGCCATCAAGGATCCAACACTCATTCTCTATACAGGAAGCGGCGTGCCAACCGATCCAGGAGTCTTCACGCCGACAGCGGCCCAGCAGGCCGCATATAACGCTAATTCTGAGACTTTCAAGAATCGCATTGATGTAGTGGTGAGGACCTTGATTGGAGAGGTGACTAAGGGAAGTCTTTTGTTCGAGATTCCACTTCTTGGTACTGGTCTCGATGATACTATCTCGTGGATGGTCGATAAGGTGATCGACGAGTTCCTCAAATCATAAGTCTGGTCGACCCATCGAGGAGCGGCGATTGGGGAAAGACGGAGGGAGCCGAAGCTGGACCCCTTCGTCGGGATTGGCGACGGCTGGATGGCGCCGGTGTCGGGTGTGCAGGATTTCCGGCGCGCCCAATAGCACGTCCTGATGTGTCTTCCCATTT
This window encodes:
- a CDS encoding patatin-like phospholipase family protein, which gives rise to MANNPRRLAVTIKGGVSLGAYEAGVITEILNIIEYNNTHGGTSWYIDAIAGASAGSITAALLAQILAGNGQTSLLHDAWVSGISLETLASNAQSANTILDSDAVSGLADKYLPSLSQSLSAHAAFNGQSVSLAFTVSGLALDPESLLALNNRLLTWHEYSVVGRFKMLVSQSKSLDYWASPIGIYNHNAPDQGVITGADAYQALKQTAVTSGAFPLAFAPRGLARFEDSLMWRDRWFVDGGVYDNDPVGEMINLAHDVDWSTNAYDDRDRRFLIIEPESLPVAVTFPPTGVNPAALLDVGPAGVLEQILPGLLEQSQESGVRGIAAVNSQINERQNILSDLCSALNTISIDFSTLQRLAGSITDQLARRRKIDQSRLQLFRENFIPDLAALEPDLAERASRLDVPSSGRTNVAGAFVELGLLMDFAADLADKVSFCPIVVSPDTALAGDPMWAFSGFFLADIREHDFQRGRYDAYQALTAIKDPTLILYTGSGVPTDPGVFTPTAAQQAAYNANSETFKNRIDVVVRTLIGEVTKGSLLFEIPLLGTGLDDTISWMVDKVIDEFLKS